The following nucleotide sequence is from Pseudonocardia abyssalis.
GCCGCGGTCGGTGTTGTTGGTGAGCGCGATGTAGACGCGTCCGGTCACCGGGTTGGCCTCGACGTCCTCGGGACGGTCCATCTTGGTGGCTCCGACGAGGTCGGCGGCCTGGCGGGTGAAGACGTAGACCTCCTCGGCCGACATCCCCGGCACGAACGACTCGGTGCCCGCCGCGAGCTTGATCCACTCTCCGGTCCCGTCGAACGCGCCGTCCGCGGGCAGGGCCCCGTCGCCGGTGATCTCCGCGGCCGGGCTGTTGCCGGTGAAGCGGGCGACGTAGAGGGTGCCCTCGTCGAGCAGGGTGGCGTTGGCCTCGCGGGCGGCGCGGGTGTTGCCCTCCTGCACCGTCGCGTTCGAGACGTACTTGTAGACGTAGTCGAAGCGCTCGTCGTCGCCCATGTAGGCCACCGCGCGGCCGTCGGCGGCGAGGTGGATGGTGGCGCCCTCGTGCTTGAAGCGGCCCAGCGCCGTGCGCTTGACCGGCGTGGCCGCCGGGTCCTGCGGGTCGACCTCGACGATCCAGCCGAACCGGTTGGGCTCGTTGGGCTCGGCGAGCATGTCGAAGCGCGGGTCGAAGCGCTCCCACTTGCGCTCCGACGCCTCCTCGGTGATGCCGTAGCGCTCGGCCCGGGTGAGGACCACGGGGTCGACGACCGACGCGGCGTTGGCGAAGTACTGGTTGAAGTTCTCCTCGCCGGACAGGAACGTTCCCCACGGCGTGACGCCGCCCGCGCAGTTGTTGAGCGTCCCGAGGACACGGGTGCCGGTGGGGTCGGCCGTGGTCCGCAGCAGCGCGGAACCGGCGGCGGGACCGGTGAGCACGAACTCCGACGTGGCGGTGTAGCGGCGGTTGAGGGGGTCGAGCACCGCGCGCATCTCGCCCGTGGCCGGGTCGCGCTCGACGACGTGCACCGACAGCCCGTGCGCGGCCATCCCGATGCGCACCTGCGTCTCGGTGGGGTTCTCCTCGTCGTAGCCCGCGAACATCAGCGGCTCGATCGTGTACTCGTGGTTGTTGAACATGACGAGGCGGTCGCCGTCGAGCGGCAGCACCCCGCAGAAGTCGTTGTTGTAGCCGAACTGCTGCGCCTGCGCCTCGGGCGTCTGGTTCGCGAAGTCGAACTCCGGGGCGCCGTCGACGATCGGGTCACCCCAGCGGATCACGACGTTGCTGCGGTAGCCCGGCGGCACCGTGATCGCGTCGGTGTTGTTGACGGGGACGGTCTCGTAGTCCAGGCCTGCGGGCAGGCCACCGCCGGTGCCCTCGGGGGCGCCGGGAGCTGCGGGCGCACAGGCCGCGAGCGCCCCGGTGGCCCCGACGGCCAGGGTGATCACCGCCCCGGCGCGCAGTGCGCCGCGGCGGGAGATCGCGCGCTGCAGGATCGTGCCGAAGTACTCGTTCTCGGAACGGTTGGGCACGGGCTGCGCGCAGGCGTCGCCGCAGCGGTAGCGGCAGGTGTAGAGACGGCCGGGGCGGTGCTGGTCGGTGACCAGCGGTAGCAGGCCGGTCCGGGTGGTGGGTTCGGCATCCGGGCAGGACTGGGCCACGGTCATCCTCCTGGTGGGAGCTCGGGAACGCTCCGACACTAGGTAGCCCGATCGAGGAGCCGGTGGCGCCCGGATGGACGCGAGGTGAATCCCCCGATCAGCTTCCCGGAGTGGCCTCGTGGCCAGCCCGACCCGCCGTGCGGCGACGCGCCTTCATCTCCGCTTCCAGCACGTGGCGGCGCCCGCCCATCGTGGCGTCGCGGACCGTGCGCTCCAGCTCCCGCCAGGTCGCGTAGTAGCCGTCGTCGAACTCCTCGACGATCTGGAACGTCCAGCGCCCGGCGATCGCGTTGAGGCCGATCAGCTCGTCGGCGATCCGCTCGGCGAGATCCCCGTGCCCCTCGGCCCGCAGCGTGTCGACGACGTCGTCGAGCTGGGCGTCGGCGCCGCCGGTGAGCTGGTGGAACTCGTAGAGCGCTCCGCGGGCCCGTTCGATCCGCTCCAACGCCTCCGACAGCGCACCGACCGCGGACACGAGGTCGTCGGAGGCACCGGCGGGCCGGGCGTGGGCGTCGTCGAGGGGTTCCACGGCGGTGGGATGTCCGGTTCGCCGACGGCGCAAACGCGGGCCCTCGGCGAACGCCGCCCGCCGGCGCAGCCGGCCGCCCTAGCGTCGAGGTACCGCCGACCGAGGAGCCACCGTGCACGAACCCCGCCAGCCCACCGTCACCCCGCAACCCGCCGTCCCGTCGCTGACCTCCACGGTGCTCGTGGCCGGGGCCGACCCGCTCGTCGAGCACCTGCTCGACGTCCGCGTCGTGCACGTCGGCGGCGTCCTCGACACCGACGCCGCCGACCGGGTGTGTGCCCGGCTGCGGCTCCTCGCCGCCCGCGACCCGCGCCGCGGGATCACGCTGACCGTGTCCTGCACCGCGGGGTCGGCTGGCGCCGGGCTCGCCGTCGTCGACACGATGGCGCTGGTCGCACCCGCCGTCGCCACCTGCGCGGTCGGCGTCGTGGCCGGGGTGGGGCAGCTGATCGTCACCGCGGGTGCGCCCGGGCAGCGGACGGCCGCACCGCACGCCCGGCTGGCCCTGCGCACGCCCTCGGCCGGCGCCGTCGGGGCAGCGGTGTTCGGCGAGCAGAAGCAGGAGGTGCTCGCCGTGACCGCGGCCCGGAGCGGTCAGGACGTCGAACGGGTGGCGGCCGACACCGCGGCCGAGCGCTGGCTCACCGCGGCCGACGCGCTGGAGTACGGGCTGGTCGACGCCGTGGCCTGAACGGGCCCGCGCACCGGCTCGCCGCCCGCGCACGTCCGGACGTGCGCGGGCCGCGGGAAGGTGCGCGGGCGGCGGCCCGCACCCGGGCGGGTCCGCAGGCCGGCCTCAGCCGGGACCGCCGTCTCCCGGCGCCCAGTGCGCCGGGCGCCCCGTCCCCGCCGGGAGCACGGTCGCCCCGTCGCC
It contains:
- a CDS encoding PhoX family protein gives rise to the protein MTVAQSCPDAEPTTRTGLLPLVTDQHRPGRLYTCRYRCGDACAQPVPNRSENEYFGTILQRAISRRGALRAGAVITLAVGATGALAACAPAAPGAPEGTGGGLPAGLDYETVPVNNTDAITVPPGYRSNVVIRWGDPIVDGAPEFDFANQTPEAQAQQFGYNNDFCGVLPLDGDRLVMFNNHEYTIEPLMFAGYDEENPTETQVRIGMAAHGLSVHVVERDPATGEMRAVLDPLNRRYTATSEFVLTGPAAGSALLRTTADPTGTRVLGTLNNCAGGVTPWGTFLSGEENFNQYFANAASVVDPVVLTRAERYGITEEASERKWERFDPRFDMLAEPNEPNRFGWIVEVDPQDPAATPVKRTALGRFKHEGATIHLAADGRAVAYMGDDERFDYVYKYVSNATVQEGNTRAAREANATLLDEGTLYVARFTGNSPAAEITGDGALPADGAFDGTGEWIKLAAGTESFVPGMSAEEVYVFTRQAADLVGATKMDRPEDVEANPVTGRVYIALTNNTDRGTEGKAGPDEANPRIENAHGHVVEFEEDGGDAAAGAFAWRILLVCGDPDDPSTYFSGFDKSQVSPITSPDNLAFDGHGNLWISTDSGRALEVPGAPAGINDGLYGVSLEGETRGRIALFATVPNGAECCGPVVTDEFVLISPQHPGDLDGASTETPQSTWPDGPGSQPRPSVVNIWREGEGGRPGRIGE
- a CDS encoding ATP-dependent Clp protease proteolytic subunit, which translates into the protein MHEPRQPTVTPQPAVPSLTSTVLVAGADPLVEHLLDVRVVHVGGVLDTDAADRVCARLRLLAARDPRRGITLTVSCTAGSAGAGLAVVDTMALVAPAVATCAVGVVAGVGQLIVTAGAPGQRTAAPHARLALRTPSAGAVGAAVFGEQKQEVLAVTAARSGQDVERVAADTAAERWLTAADALEYGLVDAVA